A region of Lepeophtheirus salmonis chromosome 13, UVic_Lsal_1.4, whole genome shotgun sequence DNA encodes the following proteins:
- the LOC121128053 gene encoding R3H domain-containing protein 4: protein MGVIKEKVFVQRPNEDSRSSDEEWVILSNNNNNQSDSFSEDDEVVPTPRRRQEIRFHKSQSLSTRGHTLALKKGRRSRHRFENEKLLTTNEEQLIWDVVDRSPNSPKFSSLDDETLSLFCYGEFENYNEDVQRKPKNKVSYEPEDFDPEVAYLNIGCNLRTALKKNLPMGMLAGLESEIIDFFTKNPQSSYIAEELSSYERLLAHACSSYHCLYSYSFNESGRRKLKIANPNQIFYKPDPSLSSYLQERFHKQ from the exons atggGTGTAATTAAGGAAAAAGTCTTTGTTCAACGACCAAATGAGGATTCGAG GTCCTCGGATGAAGAATGGGTCATTTTgtctaataacaataataaccaATCCGATTCCTTTTCGGAAGATGACGAAGTCGTCCCTACTCCAAGAAGGAGGCAAGAAATAAGGTTTCACAAGAGCCAGTCTCTCTCTACTAGAGGTCATACACTGGCTCTTAAAAAGGGTCGACGCTCTCGTCATCGATTCGAAAATGAGAAATTGCTTACTACGAATGAGGAAC aACTCATCTGGGATGTGGTAGATCGATCTCCCAATTCGCCCAAATTTTCTTCATTGGATGATGAAACACTGTCTCTGTTTTGCTATGGGGAATTTGAGAACTATAATGAGGATGTACAAaggaaaccaaaaaataaagtttcctACGAACCGGAAGATTTTGATCCAGAAGTTGCCTATCTTAATATTGGATGTAATTTAAGAACggccttaaaaaagaatttgCCTATG GGAATGCTTGCTGGATTAGAGAGTGAAATCATTGATTTCTTCACTAAAAATCCTCAATCTTCCTACATTGCTGAAGAGCTCTCTAGTTATGAACGACTTTTGGCACATGCTTGCTCATCCTACCATTGCCTCTACTCCTATA GTTTTAATGAAAGTGGAAGgcgaaaattaaaaattgcaaatccCAACCAAATTTTCTACAAACCAGATCCTTCCCTTTCCTCATATCTACAAGAACGCTTTCACAAACAATGa
- the LOC121127403 gene encoding coronin-1C-A: protein MSFRVVRSSKFRHIYGSNQKREQCYDNIRVSKSSWDSTFCDVNPKFIAVIVESGGGGAFLVLPLSKTGRLSPDAPLVAGHKGPVLDISWCPHNDNVIASASEDCVVKVWHIPDGGLVRTITESVVDLMKHQRRVGLVLWHPSAQNVLLSAGSDNNVIIWNVGTGEALSVFTLPDLVYSGCWNWNGSEVLFTCKDRKIRRVNPRNGEILEEAVAHEGNKASRAIFLKNGLIFTTGFTKHSERQYSLRAPKHLDDPIVMTELDTSNGVMFPMYDPDVNLVYLCGKGDSVIRYFEITPEPPFVHYINTFQTPDPQRGIGMMGKRGVDVGTCEITRFFRLNNNGFCQVIPFTVPRKSELFQEDLYPDTKGDIPAITADEWASGCDSDPILLPMTETGVSTEKTDEPKVRKSNALDKPITRKNSVATLQSNGASTASAEPSQVDMRKLTMAVMEEVHSQITSITAKHKEKIDEQVAEIRKLKAMIVKHESRIGTLETRNRELENAGLRNNNGHCSELLDPDEV from the exons atgtccTTTCGAGTCGTAAGATCCAGTAAATTTCGTCATATCTACGGCTCTAATCAGAAACGTGAGCAATGCTACGACAATATCCGTGTATCCAAATCCTCCTGGGATTCTACGTTTTGTGATGTTAACCCAAAGTTTATAGCTGTCATTGTTGAGTCCGGTGGCGGCGGTGCCTTCCTTGTTCTACCCCTGTCCAag acggGTCGTTTGTCCCCAGATGCACCTTTAGTTGCTGGACACAAGGGACCTGTATTGGATATCTCGTGGTGTCCTCATAATGATAATGTTATTGCTAGTGCTTCCGAAGATTGTGTTGTTAAAGTTTGGCACATCCCGGATGGTGGTCTTGTTAg AACAATTACCGAGTCTGTAGTGGATCTCATGAAACATCAACGTCGAGTAGGCCTTGTGTTGTGGCATCCCTCTGCTCAAAATGTCCTCTTATCTGCTGGATCTGATAATAATGTCATTATTTGGAATGTTGGAACTGGAGAGGCTTTGAGTGTTTTTACACTCCCTGACTTAGTATATTCTGGTTGCTGGAACTGGAATGGTTCCGAGGTTTTGTTTACTTGCAAAGATCGTAAGATTCGTCGTGTGAATCCAAG AAATGGAGAAATTTTGGAAGAAGCGGTGGCGCATGAAGGAAACAAAGCATCCCGTgccatatttttaaagaacgGATTAATTTTTACTACTGGATTTACAAAGCATAGTGAGAGACAGTATTCTCTTAGAGCACCAAAGCATCTTGACGACCCTATCGTCATGACTGAATTGGACACTTCTAACGGTGTAATGTTTCCAATGTATGATCCTGATGTGAATCTTGTTTACTTGTGTGGGAAG GGTGACAGTGTAATACGTTATTTTGAAATAACTCCGGAACCTCCATTTGTCCACTATATCAACACATTTCAAACCCCAGATCCTCAGCGGGGTATTGGTATGATGGGTAAGCGAGGGGTAGATGTAGGAACCTGTGAAATAACAAGATTTTTCCGTCTTAATAACAATGGATTCTGCCAAGTCATCCCATTTACTGTTCCTCGTAAATCTGAGTTATTCCAAGAAGATCTTTATCCTGATACTAAGGGAGATATACCTGCAATTACAGCAGATGAATGGGCATCTGGATGCGACTCAGATCCTATTTTGCTTCCTATGACAGAGACTGGGGTGTCTACCGAAAAA ACGGATGAGCCTAAAGTCAGAAAGTCCAATGCTCTTGACAAACCCATTACTCGTAAGAACTCTGTAGCAACACTACAATCTAACGGAGCATCAACGGCTTCTGCAGAACCTTCGCAAGTAGACATGAGAAAATTAACg atgGCTGTGATGGAAGAAGTTCACAGTCAAATCACTTCAATAACAGCCAAACATAAAGAGAAAATCGATGAACAAGTAGCCGAAATTCGTAAACTTAAAGCAATGATCGTAAAACACGAATCTAGGATCGGTACTCTGGAAACCCGTAATAGAGAATTGGAGAATGCTGGACTACGGAATAATAATGGACATTGTAGTGAATTGTTAGATCCTGACGAAGTTTAA